From the Lathyrus oleraceus cultivar Zhongwan6 chromosome 3, CAAS_Psat_ZW6_1.0, whole genome shotgun sequence genome, the window CCACTAGTTCTtcgaactacagagctctgaattcctcattgcactataaagatacgtaggcatgagggccccaatcctcacctaacactttatctatttattttatttttcccATTCTTGGatgagtaatctttagatataacacatattcgagcgagaacaatcaaaatggtttacattgagtaccatggatgtttggggtgctaataccttccccttgcataaccgacttccttgcccaacatatctctttcccgcgggttttatcgatgtttttcctttccttcgggaataaataaagttcggtggcgaaTTTGTTATATGTTTGAGCGTGTGATACGTGTCATACCtcgattttggtcctgaattttttattttgtttggcacatggcctaaagttcatttgcatacattcattcccaaatccatatttttgttacacattggtcattgtctaggttttttgatcatggtgcttttgattataaaatggattttaatatcttgacttttttttttttaatttgattttaatttcaaattaagtttaattccaattgtcaatttaatcttaattgtttattttactaatgattaaaactctaatcgattttaatttccaaatgaatgttagagttgatatccaagtaattttaaatgaattatagattaatttgttttttaatttggtttttgctgatttgttattagtaattaaattgatattcaaactaatattggattattcctaaaaatccACATCCATTTTTATAGTCAAATATCCAATAATCCAAATccattttaaaatcaaaactcACCAACAACAAAATCCTCTTCCTAAAACCCTATACCCTATACAATACACCATTCTACATTTTTCGTTGTAGAACAAAATTCCAATACAACATTGCATATTGCCGCAAACAAGGGCCGTACTCAGTACGTGGAGAATCACCACCAATTTGTCTGAAGAATAACAGCCCATACTGAACCCCTTAATGTCAGCTGCTTGTTATCAACGGAAGGTATTAATATCAATGCTACAAACAAGGCGGGAAAGACCCCTTTTGACATTGCAGAAAAATTTGAAAGTCCAGATCTGGAAGGGTGCGCCAACTACTCCATTGATAATTACAAAGCCGTCGGTACTGTTGGTTAGCGTTATACAACCTGCCATGACCCTGCCGGAAGAACAACCGTGACAGTAACCTCACACCACATACATGTGACACATCATGCCGTCAATATCCTGCATCCAGAACCAAATCAAACATTATGAAAGCCAAAGGCAGTTCAGTTGTTAATCAAGTTGAGAATGGAGATACCAACAACAAGTACCTGAAGATGATGATAAACAAGAACTAGTTAACAAAACCGGTCAACTTCATTATTGGCTAATAAAAGATGCTCAGGAAGGTTTCTGGGAAGATGATTGTCGTTAATACTCCCAGTATTTATCATAAAGATGCCAAAGTACCACCGTGTGAAATGGATGATAGGACAAAGCTCGCCTACCTGCATGAACCCGAGTCATTAAAATGTAACCTGAAATCCAACCATGTTGCGAAACTTACCTTTAGAGCAACAACAGGAATTAGCAGCAGACCTCACGCCAAAGTTAAATTGAAAGCATCAACCTCAAATCCTTTGTGGTTACTCATCCTTCAACATCAAAAAAAGCTTATAATTTCGTTGGAAAAACTGGCCCTTCATCCGCCTCAGAAGGAAGGATTAGCAAATTCAACACGGCAGGCATTGTATCCATTTGAGTGCAGACAGGCAAAACTCACATATTCAGGGAGATTTTCAGCAAATGTCTGTCTTCAATATGAGGGCGATGCTGCTATTGTTCAAGACAGTTTTAGTTTTGGGCAGTTTCCCATAATGCTAAAGTTTAAGCGATGCAACTTGAGAGGTGCTTCTCCCCGGAAACTTGTGTCATTGAAGGAAGAGGCATCGGAAATGGGCGGTTACTTCATCGTGAATGGCCTTGAGAGATATATTCGACCTATAATTATGCCAAAACGAAATTATCCAATGAGTACGGTACGAAGTTCATTTAGTGAAAAGCGGGAAGGATATGCTGATAAAGCAGTTGTAATAAGGTGTGTAAGAGCTGATCAAACCTCATTAACGGTAAAATTATATTACCTTCATAATGGGAGTGCAAGGCTTGGTTTCTGGATACAAGGAAGAGAGTACATGCTTCCTGTGGGTATTTTTTTGAAGGCCCTCATTGACACCACTGACAGAGAAATTTATGTAAATTTGACAAGCTGTTATAATGAAAAGTAtgaaaaagaaaaggaaaagtATGCAATAACAGACATGAGGAAGTTAGCCAATAGGATGCAATTTGGAATTCCTGAAGAGAGCTCTTTAGGGGACGGTCTTGGTGAGGGTTATGGAATGCTTGGTCAAGCTGGCAGTGGCAAGCTTCGTGTGTCAGCAGGTCAAAGCAAACTTGCTGCAAAAGTTGCTAAAAAAGTTAAGGAAAAGGATTATGGTAGCAGTGGTGCTACATCTGGTTTAACCTCAAGTCTTGCATTTACACCAGTACAGGGGATCGAGCTGACAAATCCACAGGCTCATGCGCATCAACTTGGTAGTGGAACTCAAAGCACCTACTTCTCTGAAACAGGAACCATTTGAACATCAAGCTACAATGAAACCAGAAAATTCATTTTTACTAGAGGAATTCACTGCAGTAACACAAAATTAGTCAAAGTTGGAAATTCCAAAAAAATTCCCAAATCGGGATAAAGACAAAACTCAAAGGGAAAGGTTGAGTTCATAGTACCGTTTCCGGATTGTAGcataaaataagatgaaattgATTCTGAGCACACAAAAGCGCTTCTGGAAATTTGCTCCATTGAACCTTTGGGGGACCAAACCGAAGCCCTAGCTGTGAagataaatagaaggaaaaaaCCTTAATCAGAGGACAAAATTTAGAGAGGGAGGCGGCCAAACAGAAAACCCTAAAtcaaaaaaaatcaatcaaaaacaaactttttgaagaGGCGAAGGAGGGAGGTTCGAATCTCATCGTTGCCATCGCCACCACCGGAGGTGAgctctttttttcttttcaaccATAATTTCTTGCATGATTCAGGGTATTTAAGTGAGACGCGAGCAATTGAGAAGAGTTTGAGAGAGGGGAGCGCGATTGAGAGGTTTCTTACGGAGATAGAGAAGGCGCGATTGAGAGGTTCTTTTGGTGAGATAGAGGGAGCGAGATTGAGGGTTTGGTGTAAACGAGATGGAAGGAGAGCGTGAGAGATTGAGAGAACATCGTGAGATTTGGAACGGGACGGAGAGATTGAGAGAACATCGTGAGATTTGGAACGGGACGGAGAGATTGAGAGAGGAAGAGTTCTGTCCAATTCgtttcattttctttttttatttattatttacTTTAAGTGTGGTTAAAAACCCTTTAATTCCATTTAAGTGACTGTTGGTTTTTTCAGTAGATGTTAATATTGGTGATTAACGATGATTCCTTTTTTTTTACCATTTCCAACTTATTCCCCTTTGGAAACCCAACAGACAAGGGGTTGGGATTAATTAGGGTAGTCCACCTAGTTttttttaattagttttttttattttaattcttttttaatttatcttagtttatatatttaagttaGTGATAAAATAACAATTAGTTGGTAAGTGGTCTGGTGGAGATGAGTGGTTTCTAGGTCTTTAGTGTAATGGGTTTGATACCCCTATGTGTAGTTTTTTCTTTTAACATTTTcttttatgtttatgctttattactcatagttttttttattattgtttaatagcatagatttgttttcttttaattgcatcattcattcaaaaccatttgaaaaactataaaaatcatacttttctcgatttaatatcgagcccattttcatacccttgtaagtcgattgcttttaagcatcgccatcaacctcacatagcttactcttgggctttcttacaaatgagccggttcccttgcacttacacccatacattgcattatttgttattggggcccgatttaattatttcatgatttttgaatccccattttgacaaaatgtaccccactcccccgatgtataataatcttgtactgttttatttctttatttgtttgactatttagttagatactaacacaagaataaaatcaaccatttccaaaaaatacaaaaatatgactcgatccaacgtcgagtattttctcaataaacaagTCAATTCACTTCTCCCTCCAATTCTATTCCACTTATCTTTCAAACTctcatcaaacgcttgattcaacgtcaagccattttttctgataaaaactcaaaatatattaatttatagttaagaccttttcaataagatggaagtggaacgtggtgtataccgtgcactcctgagactaggattctagatgtatatctcgccaatcctagctctcgccatcatccaagtttatccactttggttttctctcaaacactcattcaaatttctcttaaacgtccatcaacgcttgatctagggtcaagtcattttcacaacaaaaaccaaaatacctaattcttacTTAACACTTTTCaaataaaggtggaaatggaacatggtgtataccatgcactcctgaggttaagattcgagacgtatgtctcgccaatcttaactctcgccatcgtctaaaattgtcaatgtggtttcgtcaaaccctttctcaatcaaatctaagatacctaaatcttatttaacactttttcaataaaggtggaaatggaacatggtgtataccatgcactcctgagattaagattcgagacgtatgcctcgcctataTTAGTTCTCGCtatcgtctaaaattgtcaatgcggtttcttcaaaccctttctcaatcaaattccaaaatacttaattcctatcttaacctctttcaataaagatggaaatggaacatggtgtataccatgcactcctgaggctaggattcgagatgtatatctccctcatccaagttctcgccatcactcaaaatacatccaaccgatcaaactctttgcttgccgccgtgcgattaatcaaaaacctttttcataaatgaaagatatattgtcttaagtgatacaaaacaatgtttcggccacgattgttgagtagagataaatgacgcttttccgaatgtagatttataaatccgttcgatgtgtggtatgcgtcccctcctcatctgttttgggtaaaacgatgttttcgtcgattaatacaatatagctttcgctaaaatcgaccaacaaacaaacatttttctacccagaactacgtaagccttgatttctcttttgagatacgtaggagcaggatttataaatcttgtcaggcccattaataaaaaacttaggtttagtccttcgttaaaaaatccaaaaatattcttctctcttatattctttcttttcccacctaataaattgaaaagcctaacatttcaaactaacattaacgcacacaactgacctaatggttcccgttgagtacaacggacgtgaggggtgctaataccttccccttgcgtaatcgactcccgaaccctgatataGGTTGCGgtgaccatatcttatcctttcttttgtcttgggttttatcgatatttcccctttcctttttaggaataaataaagttcggtggcgactctgtttagttcatcattgcgagcgtgcgatcgcgcttcgctttgaagtcgtatccctATTTTTTccgaggtgcgacagatggcgactctactggggaaaacaaatccctaagtgagtcaagcctagttaggatgtttgtgtgcctttgtttgtttaattatGTGGCTTTTCCGTTATTTATTGCTttttaatatctttattgttatattgatatttgttgtatattggttccacCATGTTTGGTACTTGGATTTTGATTGCAAACCACGTGGgagactctacacccgagtctagagtgaaaaaaaacataagataagacgatggttgagtagtacagactcccgaggtgtatacttcgtaagagtcggtacgagaacctcacttagagtagatccttttgcgaatattgtcgcccgaggtgtatacctcgtaagcttcgatgtttcaaaggggtccatgactctaaggaccttttagaacattaaacctttggccaactagaaatgatggttgcgtagtatagattcccgaggtggatacctcgtaaggatcgatacgagaacctcactcagaatagattctccagatggagttgatgaccggaaagtattttccgtaagcgtcaaacagtcttttgaatccatgactctgagtatcctgtctagaacccagtcgatggttgcgtagtacggactcacgaggtgtatacttcgtaagagtcggtacgagaacctcacccagaatagattccttcgatggagttgacgaccgggaagtatttcccgtaagcgtcaaacattcttgtgaatcaatgactctggggatcctttgtaacaaagccctagaccatacctggtgagaaccccgttttggaaaagcaatcaaatttatcagTACCTCGGACATTTGAACCCgtgtaaaaaaaaaaaaaaaacacaaatgTGCATGGCATgcattgcatccattcatatACCATTGCATATGCATTTGTCATCATGCATTTCATGTCATTCTCcagacaaaataccaaaaaaaactcatccatctttttgtccgtgaagcaaagtgattctcaacacgcgaagagcaaagaaccatgtctcaggggatgatggacgagctaaggaaaagccaagaagcgttgaaggaggaacttaatcttttgaagagccaaatgagatgggtcttggaaaccctgcaagtcttgttgagaaaagagggtcacccaatatacactgctgcaacaaagagagctactacccCGCATCCATCTGGTGTCACCCCaggtcaagggaaattctatgtggcaactcctcatttaccagtatatggacctccctcaagacgtcatcagcaacatcctctggctattcctcctcaaagtcaccaaagccaggttcagaataaaaatcagaatcagaacaagaggaacaaggatcacaatgactcgattccggtgccatatagcaagctctacccgcaactgatccaaaatgctttggtgacacctcgagctctcacgcctgtgtcaccatacctgccatggtacaatccaaatgcaacatgtgaattccataaaggggcattgggacatgacctagattcttgctttgcgctaaaagccttggtacgaggactgattaacaaaaagagcttagtttttgaagaagatcacccgaagatcaagtgcgaataccatactggaacaatggggcactccatcgaggaatgcatGAGTTTTAAGCTCAAGTTGCAAGGATTGATTGACATAGCGTCACtaacactcaaggaggaaggctcaggtacatataccttgatttctgagccaggtaatgagaaagggaaaggacccttgaaacccctcaagattttgttccacaaggaagatgtccGGGATGTGGCTAAcgagctatcattgtttcctggtaagagcattgagataccgtcttggatttccaatgtcacgacccataccaatgaaagaaaaggagaagtgagtagtggattcaagaaggttgcgttcaacgatgagattgaaggaaaagaattttaagatcatcatgccaatgtcaaatagtttgttgatcccaaccttcaagtttgaagaagtcatttccctaaagctggcaatcatttggttgtttcaacacttcttttgtagtttctttgcatgttggttgttatttgcttttaaacattgttgttttatttgaattggtaagattaatgaaatgtttatgcatcttttgaattgatctattcgtattcactcgtttctcatttatgttaaaaacaaaaatactccttTCATTCACGTTTGTTTTTCAAactgttgtgttaacaaagattgggaggaggaggatgaaaatgaaacacctgaaattgttgtggtatgcttttgagtaaaaccttgtcgatgatgtaaggcattgtttcaaatccccaaacaccgaAGAGATAAGGcgttaatccctagtcaaccactttgagcctagaagttggtgtttatttcggatctaaaacccttaatcttaacctggggcagggtagttgtgttcagatagtttgatcatgcattcgatctttcaaaaaaaatcgtccatatgaacaccctccaattaggttcaaccacatgttatccttcgcgcacacGTTGAAGTGTCAaagaagttgagaaaagctaaaattagtgttggttgatcctcatccaccaataatgtggcagtcaatacctttaaaaaataaaaaaaggcCCCTTAggtcaaataccacaaaatgacttaggccaaagttagggcatcccgatggaccaaaagcttcagagaagcggtccaggcaaaattagggataaagaaaatcaatcaaaagaggtcattaaatcctcgacaaaaaatatggtgactgccatttcaagaaaattcgtcttgaatcctcatcacaccttcgaaccctcttggaagtcgaatgcgtgtattgaattaactgaacgtaggaactggagatcatcaagaagaaggggtgggtaaaaaataaattttgagccttatatccttttgtttcaaaaaaaaccgtgaaccagaccacgttataacccttaaaagacctaattgaggtagggtttattttgaaagcatactataacaaggtcgtgttaacttgactccaaacgatttttgttaatcatttgatagCACCAACTTGCGTACTGTGAGTGACTAGatcatcattgtgttcttatcatTGACCCGCTCACTatatttcacccattcatatcaataaattttgatttcaaattttttcataagcattgaattaaaattaccatttttgaatgaacaatcttatttgcgagtcaacacttagcatcaaagaaattcaatacacagttgaggaacttgatggagtgaaagaagtctagtcaggggcaaatcactttgagcatcagttaattcgagctagtcaccctaagggtcatctcgCCAAGAGTaattttgcttcaagacttagattggggcaagccacctcagagctcattcagtccaactatccaaaggaCAATCAACCAAGAGTCTtccattccaacatttggttagtcaagttcagaccactgcaagtttcaaacacttggggcaagccatctcgaggtagtctcatggcaagttgtttccaaaccCACTTTCATGAtgaacatttccaaagacccaacaaactggggcaagatgagccacagaggagcagaacctctttcttcttgctttcaaactgctcaaacaaattctgccatacgtcaacaactattgagtttaagacgagtgcccgaaaatcatgctagcacgattcattaatcctccaaaaggatccgttggctaagttgtggccatcaaactggatagaatcctcctttggcaacatctatcataaaatatttggttgagttctcggtgttgaggaatcatgagcttccataaaaaaccttaacaaactcccagtctgcccattgtcagcattctcataatcatgatcattcatatatcatgcataaaaggaaattcaaatcatgcatagccgaaatgtacttcgtgctcattttgcattgacccaggtcttgttgtcgatcctagatcctttgacctctaattccagcttgtctttggtatccctaaaccaacatccggttttcccggtcattttcaagtccaattgctgttggcaaaatccgttaaaggGTGGTTGTggtccattgcttacggtcagagtccaattgttgttattccagtatcaggtcatacatgaaccggttctgaagattctttctctgtttgttcaatactattcaggtcatgtatgaacctgttgttgagctttattccggtgtcaggtcatacttgaacctgctctgaagattttttccctgtcgttcaatactattcaggtcatgtttgaacctgttgttgagcttttattcc encodes:
- the LOC127128025 gene encoding DNA-directed RNA polymerase I subunit 2, whose product is MLKFKRCNLRGASPRKLVSLKEEASEMGGYFIVNGLERYIRPIIMPKRNYPMSTVRSSFSEKREGYADKAVVIRCVRADQTSLTVKLYYLHNGSARLGFWIQGREYMLPVGIFLKALIDTTDREIYVNLTSCYNEKYEKEKEKYAITDMRKLANRMQFGIPEESSLGDGLGEGYGMLGQAGSGKLRVSAGQSKLAAKVAKKVKEKDYGSSGATSGLTSSLAFTPVQGIELTNPQAHAHQLGSGTQSTYFSETGTI